From Diospyros lotus cultivar Yz01 chromosome 4, ASM1463336v1, whole genome shotgun sequence, a single genomic window includes:
- the LOC127799905 gene encoding protein ACTIVITY OF BC1 COMPLEX KINASE 8, chloroplastic isoform X2 translates to MAAASLSARSSPELLFLRPDSARKFRVSLSRIALSRRTRPRLLLRARVQGEEAVVEEIELNGNGSVYGRNGMANGGIGVVESQNGASNGSLVKYVNGNGAAAGIAEVVVESETTAAAAAGKKRTIEEIGQEEAWFKRVGKEQIEVSVAPGGRWSRFKTYSTIQRTLEIWGFVLTFIFRTWLSNQKFSYRGGMTEEKKVQRRKVLAKWLKENILRLGPTFIKIGQQFSTRVDILPQEYVDQLSELQDQVPPFPSDTAISIVEEELGAPINDIFEQFDYEPIAAASLGQVHCAKLNGQEVVIKVQRPGLKDLFDIDLKNLRVIAEYLQKVDPKSDGAKRDWVAIYDECASVLYQEIDYTKEAANAELFSDNFRNMDYVKVPTIYWEYTTPQVLTMEYVPGIKINRIQALDELGVDRKRLGRYAVESYLEQILSHGFFHADPHPGNIAVDDVNGGRLIFYDFGMMGSISPNIREGLLETFYGVYEKDPDKVLQAMIRMGVLVPTGDMTAVRRTAQFFLNSFEERLAAQRKEREMAMAELGFKKPLSREEKIEKKKQRLAAIGEDLLAIAADQPFRFPATFTFVVRAFSVLDGIGKGLDPRFDITEIAKPYALELLRFREAGVEVILKDFRKRWDRQSRAFYNLFRQADRVEKLAQIIQRLVQGDLKLRVRALESERAFQRVAAVQKTIGSAVAAGTLVNLATILYLNSIRVPSMVAYAFCAVFGFQVLFGILKVKKLDQRERLITGTA, encoded by the exons ATGGCGGCTGCTTCTCTATCTGCCCGTTCATCACCCGAGCTTCTATTTCTCCGGCCAGACTCTGCCCGCAAATTCCGAGTCTCTCTGTCCAGGATTGCACTCTCGAGGCGCACCAGGCCTCGCCTTCTTCTCCGAGCTCGAGTTCAGGGAGAAGAAGCCGTAGTTGAGGAGATAGAGCTTAATGGTAATGGGAGTGTTTATGGTCGCAATGGGATGGCTAATGGGGGTATTGGAGTGGTCGAGAGTCAGAATGGGGCGAGCAACGGTAGCTTGGTGAAGTACGTGAACGGGAACGGCGCCGCAGCGGGAATCGCGGAAGTTGTCGTGGAATCGGAGAccacggcggcggcggcggctggGAAGAAGAGAACTATAGAGGAGATTGGACAGGAGGAGGCGTGGTTTAAGCGGGTTGGGAAAGAGCAGATAGAG GTATCTGTTGCCCCTGGTGGCCGCTGGAGTAGATTCAAAACCTATTCAACAATTCAAAGGACTTTGGAGATTTGGGGATTTGTTTTAACTTTTATCTTTAGGACTTGGTTGAGCAATCAGAAATTTTCTTATCGAG GTGGGATGACTGAAGAGAAGAAAGTCCAAAGGCGGAAAGTCCTTGCCAAGTGGTTgaaggaaaatattttgagattagGTCCGACATTCATCAAAATTGGGCAGCAGTTCTCCACAAGGGTGGACATTCTTCCTCAAGAATATGTCGATCAATTGTCAGAACTTCAG GATCAAGTTCCTCCTTTCCCATCTGACACAGCTATATCTATAGTTGAAGAAGAGCTTGGAGCCCCCATAAATGACATATTTGAGCAGTTTGATTATGAGCCAATAGCAGCTGCTAGTCTTG GTCAGGTCCACTGTGCAAAATTGAATGGGCAGGAAGTTGTTATTAAAGTACAAAGGCCTGGTCTGAAGGATCTTTTTGATATTGATCTGAAAAATCTGAGG GTGATAGCAGAATATCTTCAGAAGGTTGATCCCAAGTCAGATGGTGCAAAAAGGGATTGGGTTGCTATCTATGATGAATGTGCAAGTGTTTTGTACCAG GAGATTGATTACACCAAGGAAGCTGCCAATGCAGAACTATTTTCAGATAACTTCAGAAACATGGATTATGTGAAAGTCCCAACAATATATTGGGAATACACCACACCACAG GTTCTCACTATGGAGTATGTCCCTGGGATCAAAATAAACAGAATACAAGCATTAGATGAGTTGGGTGTCGATCGTAAAAG ATTGGGACGGTATGCTGTTGAATCTTACTTGGAACAGATCCTGTCTCATGGATTCTTCCATGCTGATCCA CATCCTGGGAATATAGCTGTTGATGATGTTAACGGAGGAAGACTGATCTTTTATGATTTTGGAATGATGGGAAG TATAAGCCCAAATATAAGAGAGGGGCTGCTGGAGACATTTTATGGAGTTTATGAAAAGGATCCAGATAAG GTTCTTCAAGCAATGATTCGGATGGGTGTTCTTGTGCCTACTGGGGATATGACAGCTGTTAGACGAACAGCACAATTCTTCCTTAACAG CTTTGAAGAACGTTTAGCAgcacaaagaaaagagagagagatggcaatGGCAGAACTTGGATTTAAGAAACCATTGAGCAGGGAGGAGAAGATAGAGAAAAAGAAGCAGCGTTTAGCAGCAATAG GAGAAGATTTGTTGGCTATTGCAGCAGATCAACCCTTCAGATTTCCTGCCACTTTCACTTTTGTTGTTAGAGCATTTTCAG TCTTGGATGGCATTGGGAAAGGCCTTGACCCACGGTTTGATATTACAGAGATTGCTAAACC TTATGCCCTAGAGTTACTCAGGTTTCGCGAAGCTGGTGTTGAAGTTATCTTAAAG GACTTCAGGAAGAGATGGGACCGTCAATCTCGTGCATTTTACAACTTATTTAGACAAGCTGATAGAGTTGAAAAGCTTGCTCAAATTATTCAACGATTGGTA CAAGGTGATTTAAAGCTCCGAGTTCGAGCTTTGGAGTCTGAGAGGGCTTTCCAGCGTGTTGCAGCTGTTCAAAAGACGATAGGAAGT GCAGTAGCTGCTGGAACTCTAGTTAACCTTGCAACAATTTTGTATCTCAACTCAATTCGG GTTCCTTCTATGGTGGCATATGCGTTCTGTGCTGtttttggcttccaagttctttTTGGCATTCTTAAGGTTAAAAAGTTAGATCAGCGTGAGAGATTGATAACAGGAACTGCTTAA
- the LOC127799905 gene encoding protein ACTIVITY OF BC1 COMPLEX KINASE 8, chloroplastic isoform X1: MAAASLSARSSPELLFLRPDSARKFRVSLSRIALSRRTRPRLLLRARVQGEEAVVEEIELNGNGSVYGRNGMANGGIGVVESQNGASNGSLVKYVNGNGAAAGIAEVVVESETTAAAAAGKKRTIEEIGQEEAWFKRVGKEQIEVSVAPGGRWSRFKTYSTIQRTLEIWGFVLTFIFRTWLSNQKFSYRGGMTEEKKVQRRKVLAKWLKENILRLGPTFIKIGQQFSTRVDILPQEYVDQLSELQDQVPPFPSDTAISIVEEELGAPINDIFEQFDYEPIAAASLGQVHCAKLNGQEVVIKVQRPGLKDLFDIDLKNLRVIAEYLQKVDPKSDGAKRDWVAIYDECASVLYQEIDYTKEAANAELFSDNFRNMDYVKVPTIYWEYTTPQVLTMEYVPGIKINRIQALDELGVDRKRLGRYAVESYLEQILSHGFFHADPHPGNIAVDDVNGGRLIFYDFGMMGSISPNIREGLLETFYGVYEKDPDKVLQAMIRMGVLVPTGDMTAVRRTAQFFLNSFEERLAAQRKEREMAMAELGFKKPLSREEKIEKKKQRLAAIGEDLLAIAADQPFRFPATFTFVVRAFSVLDGIGKGLDPRFDITEIAKPYALELLRFREAGVEVILKDFRKRWDRQSRAFYNLFRQADRVEKLAQIIQRLEQGDLKLRVRALESERAFQRVAAVQKTIGSAVAAGTLVNLATILYLNSIRVPSMVAYAFCAVFGFQVLFGILKVKKLDQRERLITGTA; the protein is encoded by the exons ATGGCGGCTGCTTCTCTATCTGCCCGTTCATCACCCGAGCTTCTATTTCTCCGGCCAGACTCTGCCCGCAAATTCCGAGTCTCTCTGTCCAGGATTGCACTCTCGAGGCGCACCAGGCCTCGCCTTCTTCTCCGAGCTCGAGTTCAGGGAGAAGAAGCCGTAGTTGAGGAGATAGAGCTTAATGGTAATGGGAGTGTTTATGGTCGCAATGGGATGGCTAATGGGGGTATTGGAGTGGTCGAGAGTCAGAATGGGGCGAGCAACGGTAGCTTGGTGAAGTACGTGAACGGGAACGGCGCCGCAGCGGGAATCGCGGAAGTTGTCGTGGAATCGGAGAccacggcggcggcggcggctggGAAGAAGAGAACTATAGAGGAGATTGGACAGGAGGAGGCGTGGTTTAAGCGGGTTGGGAAAGAGCAGATAGAG GTATCTGTTGCCCCTGGTGGCCGCTGGAGTAGATTCAAAACCTATTCAACAATTCAAAGGACTTTGGAGATTTGGGGATTTGTTTTAACTTTTATCTTTAGGACTTGGTTGAGCAATCAGAAATTTTCTTATCGAG GTGGGATGACTGAAGAGAAGAAAGTCCAAAGGCGGAAAGTCCTTGCCAAGTGGTTgaaggaaaatattttgagattagGTCCGACATTCATCAAAATTGGGCAGCAGTTCTCCACAAGGGTGGACATTCTTCCTCAAGAATATGTCGATCAATTGTCAGAACTTCAG GATCAAGTTCCTCCTTTCCCATCTGACACAGCTATATCTATAGTTGAAGAAGAGCTTGGAGCCCCCATAAATGACATATTTGAGCAGTTTGATTATGAGCCAATAGCAGCTGCTAGTCTTG GTCAGGTCCACTGTGCAAAATTGAATGGGCAGGAAGTTGTTATTAAAGTACAAAGGCCTGGTCTGAAGGATCTTTTTGATATTGATCTGAAAAATCTGAGG GTGATAGCAGAATATCTTCAGAAGGTTGATCCCAAGTCAGATGGTGCAAAAAGGGATTGGGTTGCTATCTATGATGAATGTGCAAGTGTTTTGTACCAG GAGATTGATTACACCAAGGAAGCTGCCAATGCAGAACTATTTTCAGATAACTTCAGAAACATGGATTATGTGAAAGTCCCAACAATATATTGGGAATACACCACACCACAG GTTCTCACTATGGAGTATGTCCCTGGGATCAAAATAAACAGAATACAAGCATTAGATGAGTTGGGTGTCGATCGTAAAAG ATTGGGACGGTATGCTGTTGAATCTTACTTGGAACAGATCCTGTCTCATGGATTCTTCCATGCTGATCCA CATCCTGGGAATATAGCTGTTGATGATGTTAACGGAGGAAGACTGATCTTTTATGATTTTGGAATGATGGGAAG TATAAGCCCAAATATAAGAGAGGGGCTGCTGGAGACATTTTATGGAGTTTATGAAAAGGATCCAGATAAG GTTCTTCAAGCAATGATTCGGATGGGTGTTCTTGTGCCTACTGGGGATATGACAGCTGTTAGACGAACAGCACAATTCTTCCTTAACAG CTTTGAAGAACGTTTAGCAgcacaaagaaaagagagagagatggcaatGGCAGAACTTGGATTTAAGAAACCATTGAGCAGGGAGGAGAAGATAGAGAAAAAGAAGCAGCGTTTAGCAGCAATAG GAGAAGATTTGTTGGCTATTGCAGCAGATCAACCCTTCAGATTTCCTGCCACTTTCACTTTTGTTGTTAGAGCATTTTCAG TCTTGGATGGCATTGGGAAAGGCCTTGACCCACGGTTTGATATTACAGAGATTGCTAAACC TTATGCCCTAGAGTTACTCAGGTTTCGCGAAGCTGGTGTTGAAGTTATCTTAAAG GACTTCAGGAAGAGATGGGACCGTCAATCTCGTGCATTTTACAACTTATTTAGACAAGCTGATAGAGTTGAAAAGCTTGCTCAAATTATTCAACGATTG GAGCAAGGTGATTTAAAGCTCCGAGTTCGAGCTTTGGAGTCTGAGAGGGCTTTCCAGCGTGTTGCAGCTGTTCAAAAGACGATAGGAAGT GCAGTAGCTGCTGGAACTCTAGTTAACCTTGCAACAATTTTGTATCTCAACTCAATTCGG GTTCCTTCTATGGTGGCATATGCGTTCTGTGCTGtttttggcttccaagttctttTTGGCATTCTTAAGGTTAAAAAGTTAGATCAGCGTGAGAGATTGATAACAGGAACTGCTTAA